CCACGAGGCCCAGTGGAAGGTACGCGAGGACAGCCTGGTACCCTGGCGAGTGTTGTCCCTCAGTGCCTCCGTGTCAAGCCTTCACGTACCCCAACCCGCCTTACCATCCCTGCTGTACTTACACCGTGAACAAATACGTTTAGTTTCCGTATATTCTAAGAAGAAGTCATGGTTACTTTTTTACAACGGACTTAATAAAAGctgaagttatttaaaaaataatgaagaaaAGTCGTTTAAGCTACATTAGCACTCATTAAAGTCGACGATTTGTGCATGTTAAGAGTAAAATTGAGAAAGTTGTATAGTGCATGACGTATGTAACACGTGCCCTGATTACGATATCTTGAATTTgtgcaaagtttttttttttaatttctacggCCTAAGTGGATTAACATTAAACGCAATGGTTGTAGATGAATCACCTACTCGTTAACTCGGTATTTTCAAGCACCTCTAAAAATTTCAACGTGAAtgtcaattatttatattgaatgtttttattaaaagtattaatGAACTTTATTATACCTACGTATTAAGTTACTATTCAATTGATAACGATGCTACGATTTCAATTTATAGAATAACTACCTTGTATTGTAGTGCGTACTTTTTATCTTTGGCCTTTATCAGACAATAAAAGTCATCGTAAACCGTTTGGTAAATTGATTAAAGATAATAGTTTTTGTCTGATTGATGGCTTGTTGTGACAAGGTCCTAttcataataaacaatttattcgTTTGGTGTAAATGGGTCGTGTAAATTGACCTATCTTAAGAACACCGACCAACAATGACGATTGGCTAACTACGGCGCCTGAATGTTGTGGTAGATACTTTTGGAATTTTCATTGGACGCTGTGCACAACCATTCGTACTATAGAAGTAGGAAACATTGCTATTACACCagcaattacaatttacaatggcatacatatacctacatacatcttaaagcacagtgttggtcgacctcccactaggtggactgaggacatcaagcgggttgcagggagccgttggatgtcCATGCCATAggtatccagcagtggacgtccatcggttgttaatgatgataataacatACCTCTGTATCTCTTTCGTATTTGTTGGTTAGAAGTTATGCCTTTTGCAAGTTGGACCAacacttttataatatgctACGCACTGCATAAGAAAAATGAAACTCGAATCTAATCAGCAATATGGCTACTCTGgataacattttatactatttctCAGATTCGGTTTCAGATGttctttttatcattaaaaGATACTCTGCAACTGGTAGGTAGTACTCGTACGTTTAATAACTCGGTATTTTAAGGCTGTATTCGCAAAAGTTGTCCATTCAACAGTAGTGCTACCTAGTATAAATCCGAAGACGAGGtgcccgatatctgacgtcactcaGTCGTGGGCTTTTCAACTCTCTCAGCCAAAACAAACCAAAACAACGGCCCTCAaaaccgaggtccgagtcttaaaggagacgcccttagagagtcgttccgcccatctactctggtTCTGCCTTcggacacagaaaacatatgtacaagtacttcgggtctcatcaggcgatgcttctgcactcTCGCCCGAACCTCCCCGGTGACGCCACTAAGAaacctataaataaatagtaatatatactagtacatataaataaataaataagtataataagtagTTATAACTAAGAGTATCTGATAGAAAAAATAACGATGAGACAATATTATGAGCATTacacaataatttaattgtaattctATTTGCTACTTATTTTTCTAGTCACATCTTTTATTACCGTAATGTGATTTAAGCCCACATAGACTAtataaacaacattttatattattctggCAGCAGTACTGAGCACCGCCCACGTCGTATCTCTCAAGCATTGAAGCAGTAGTGAGATCGCGCTTTTTGAGATCAGTTGGCTTTGTCCAATTTGGCCGGGATCACCTTTGAGCGAACGAGTATTGAGcatcaaaataaacaaagagTCCAAGAAGCTTTTTTTTGGAATTATATTTTTGAGGAATATTTCGAAGTGCGTGTTACCTACGTTACGAATGTCGGTCTGTGCAAAATGTTCAGTTGTTATTTTGtcttaatattgtattttgctGGTAAGTTTTAttgatgttgattttttttggtattgtttgttacgctttcggTCGGGACTCCAATCCCTAAGATATAAGGTACCTttcatcagtggcgtgcatttcataggTGCAAAAAAGCACTACCTACCCTAAGGAcacaatacaaacctatgtttgATCACAGAATTTCCacacaaggaattttccaatttttacttatagagCATACCCGACTTAAAAATCTTAAGCACGCCACTGCCTTTCATGCAGGAATAAGTAGACTATATTGTTCAAAAAGTTTTTGCAtactgtacagtgtacactaTCGTTATTACCATCATCATTAGCTTATACATTCCGGTACAGGGTATAGGTACCCTCTCTCACCTATGAGAGGGGCTTTTGAgttttgacccaccacgctgctccagtgCACATTTGTGGGTTCAGTGTGTCTGTTTACAACGGCCACTATCAAATATTAAAGATACCTAATGAAAAATTAGAAGGTTCCTGAGGTTACAATATTATGAAAGTTTACTTacaactgttgagcacgagtctcctctcagaatgagaggggttaggccaccacgctggtcaaatacgaattggcagacttcacatacgtagaaaattaagcaaattctcaggaatgcaggtttcctcacgatgtttttccttcaccgtttgggacacgtgatatttaatttctttaaatacacattactaagaagttggaggtgcatgcccaggactggattcgaatctatgcactccgaatcgaaggcaaaggtcatttccactaggctatcaagTCTCTTTACCGatttattccccgtggtccctgcgccGTAGTCCCTGCAGGGACCACAGGGAATAAATTCCCCGTAATCGAGAATACTTTTATCgtatttttattgcatttatctctcttattattttttttttactgtatcaATTAAAATTGTGAAGAGAATGCTATTGCTCACTGCGCAATGTCGTTATGATTGAAACCTCATAAGTTTGAATCATAGCAAGTTATATCAGCGCTATTATAATCACAGTGATATCATAAGCTGGAGTATGCGTGCAAAATTGTGCAGCAATATTACTTATTCATAACTAATGATTATTGTTCAGTGTAAGGAACTACTTTGCAAATGTAATGCAAATATATCTAATGTGACAGGCTTTTTAAAATACGAATTTATATGCAAATGGCGTATGCAGCACATTTACGTAACTCATATTCCTGCTAAGGTAGTTTagtttttgatgtttgtttggCTTgtgtttgactacaatcatgcaaAGCAATAATGAgagtctaagatgaagcgcacttgcctagaagatgcctattcattcttgTCTTGAGGGTGAACAAAttgtacgtgtcaggaaaccAAAAAAGTAAAGCCAAATCTACCGTAGGTTACCGTAGGTATAATGTCGTTGGCCAGatcttttgtttcttttgtcactttcttactttatgtcaaatggcaaagacaaaacttgtgaaaaTGCTATCCAGTATTCACCAGGTGGTGAAACCATCCcacaacaatataaatatacaataatcCTCATAAAATAACTGGCTAACCTTGATGGATTAAAAAAACCTATGTACTTTGTCTTTCGGTTTCATACAGCAAACTGTAGATACTAGGCACtccttacattaaaaaaaagagtcaGCGCGAGATTTAAACTGCCCCTGTAACCAAATGGCGCGTCAATTCGATCGTACATTCttcaagttttcgaagcgtttgcgatcgtagaaagagaatcgacgtgccacttggctacaggggctgcatcgtcacttaacatcagatgagttCGTAATCAAGCTTTAACTTATCCATGAATGAAAAGAGTATAAAACGTGATCAAGAAATTAGTAAGATAATTTTAACTAGCGGATCGACTTCGtctacgtgaaattcagttttttacaaatcccgcgggaaccatggatttctatcagagaaagtaggtacctaagtattaTACAAATCGGTGcaaccgttccaaagattatatagacaaatacagacagacaaaattattacaaaagctAATTTGTGGTTTGTTTACCATCTAAACCGTGAATTTAAGCAATCGCGATCGGTTCAGTCGTTTTTTAGAAAATCGCGGATACAAACATTCATACGTACTTACGTACGGAAGTTCATACGTACTCAATGTTCTAATGAGTACTTACCTTTTGAAACGATTCATAatctttttgaagtcagttaaaaaaaatgtagttattcagtttaagtaggtacttactatgttttaatacttaaataaaattattgttacagGAAGTTTCGGAGCACGCAAAGACTCGCACATCGTCAGGTCGGTGGTGACGCACGGCATGtggaatgcatttttttattcgtcTCACATCGGAATGGGAACATTGCCATCTTGACACAAAATATCGCAATTCCATTTGCTGGCCTAAACCTGTTAGCCCGATTTTGCAAATAACATAAAGCATTCAATCATTCATCAATCTACTCTCATCTTATCCCTGAACGTTCAAAGCATTAATAGATCACTTTAAATTGAGTGTCTGTAGTAGCCAGACCTTCGTGATTTTATactttgaaagtttgtcaatccATGTACCTAAAATAGGTAAGTAAGGCTTTGGGAGCTAGCAGTTTCAAGGGTttcaaccgtccaagtataaaccgtatttttttattttttcctcgGCAAGATGAGAAGTCATATACCTAGTCGCCATTTCACTTATAGATCTATactcttgaaacctgctaccatCCAAAACCATTATGGTCAAAATTCCACAAATGCTCaccgtaggtacttatttaatcGTCGAACCTAGGATTTCGTGATCCGAAGGCAAGACAAGACAAGACTAACCACTAGATCAACGGACAATTTACCTTCCTATATCGGTACTTATTACCTAGGAACTCGTGAATATGAATTCCACAATGCCACATCTCCTCCAAACTAACATTGACGTCATTTTATATCATAAACCACAAATCATCGTCTAGAAACTCAAAATATTTATGAGGGCGAGAATTCCAAACAGTGTTGTGTTTTCATAATGCATTTAGGTACAAGCACGGTGCAATTTGCATGCCAAGAGCATGATTCAATGATTTAAAAAGGAAGATTacaatattgataaaattatatgtaGATTGATAAATTTTAAGAAGATCAAAGGTTttatacaagcttttattaagCTTGCCCTGTTATGGTAGCACACATGTCAACTAGGAAAGTCTGAAACTCTTTACTGCAACACACACTAATCGGAAGCAAGCTTATTTTCGTACCGTAAGTGGAAGCACTTGTGTGTCtctctatacaaaatacactaCGATGCGGTACGTCCGCtacgtacgatgcagatatgtggacgcctaccattatttGCGGTCGGCGAATCGTAAGCGCGACGACGTCTAGCTGTAGCTGAGTTGACGACTGGTTGACGGCGAGGCAATACGGTGATCAAATGTGCCATGATAATATGATTCGATATGCTAACCGAAAACTGCGAGTAGGTATAATGCCACGATCTTTTCTGGGCCTGAAGTCATGTGGCACGGCTATtccctttctacaaacgctgacgCTCCGAAAACTATGGGATTGACatatccgatcgataacttgatcaaaAGATCTAACCTAACAAAATATAGAGAACATAAAAAACTGCCCAAAAAAGAAATCCAGAACGTTTGAACTCATTCAGACTTTTGGTGCTatataaattaaagattttatacaaaaatagatttttttaattgttaatttatttccaGTCACCCAGTGGAATTATCGAATACGCGTTATTCGTTAAAGCCAAGCAGTCAAACCCTCGCAAGCAACCAATCCCCCAGAACTAATGATTACGATGATCATAGCGGGTTCCCATGGTTACGCCCGCCGATGTACGTTCTACATGCCTCCCCGCCGACGACCGCAGACGACGAGGAAACCGTATTCAAAACCTACCAACCGAGAGAAGACCCGAAGCTATACTACCAGTCTGAAGCATATCTTAAAGAAATTAATGACCAAAATGCTAACAAAGAAGTAACGTATGTTTACCCTGGGTGGGAAGTGGTCCGTGCTGGTGAGAAATACCGATTACCGAAGCGTTTATTGAGGAGTAGAGAAGACTATCGAATTAACAgtaagtgtttttttaatttgaattcgtTTTTAAACAAATTGGTGGTCTATGGTTGCCTACCCTTAATAATCGTCATCGGCGTTTTAATAGcccattacaatttacattgaCAGGTATTTACAGGACGAGACGGACGAGATATGGAAGCTTAGAAAGTTCCATTAAGGGGGGCATAGGGcgataatgtaataaaaaaactctATAAAGATCAATAACGTATGTTATAACGACATACGTGCTTTCTGAGGGACAAGAATGTAACTTCCCAACTGCGGCATTTATTCCTTAAAATTTCTTAGctcactatatttttataatatgcccCAGGACTGTGATTTAAAGCCATAATATTGACGCTAACTATCTACTAACGGTCTTCGAGGCGCAGTGgcattcgcggtggatttacaagacggaggtcctgggttcgatccctggctgggtcgattgagattttcttaactgaCCCATGTCTgtctggtgggaagcttcagccgtggctagttaccggcaaagacgacgGCCAAGAGATTTAACgatccgttacgatgtcgtgtagaaactgaaaggggtgtggattttcagcctcctcctaacaagttagcccgcttccatcttagattgcatcatcacttatcatcagatgagattgtaatgaagagctaacttgtaaagaataaaaaactgtACAAACGAggcaattattaattacaaaatgtttatttcagAACCTAAAATATGCATAAAATGCCCTCACGATAGAACGTTAGTAGCAAAAGTGGGCGCAGACAAAGTAATTTTACAAAGTCCAGTACTAACTACGTGTTCTGGACGCAAAGCTCCCAGAAGCGCCCGGCTGATCCACCTGTACGGACCTAAATTCGGCCAATTGCTCCAACACGGTTCTCATACTATTGTTGGCCGTTTAATGCACAAGAATGAAGTGAGTTTATTTTAAGATTCGAGGCATTCGCTTACTGCCTCACGTAATCAAATAATATCGATATGAGAATACATCTATAGAATGAGAGCTTGCAAATGCCAGACTTACTTCTGTTTAAGTAGGCTGAATGATTGTCAATGCTTCAATCATAGGTTTATGATTAACTGAATGAAATTAACTGAAgcttaactgaaatttggacaGTAGTGGTTTATGATTAAGATAGCAGGTGTTAAAGCCCACATCCTCAACAattcaaatataaaactttattgttttttaagtaactttatatattttctatttaaatgaatatcatgaggaatctcAGGAAGGACGTCTCCAGTTGTCAGAGTCTTAGCAACCTTCCGCTAGAGACCCATAAAATCGTTAGATCgttaacggtgtttttcgaagggttgccgtgAAGACTAGGGACATGATTTCCCATATTATGCCGTAAAATTTCTTCATTATAACGTTTTACATCTGGAGTTATGTGGGTTTGGACCCTTAGAACTTGCTGCCTAACAaacataattggctaccgcacATACCTGATTGTGTTAGTGATAAAAGACTATATTCATAGTTataggctgacaaattttcagccttcataaaactTAAATGAGGTACATCTGGTTATTGCAGGCTCTTAGTCcaatatattacaattatttatcttACAGACACTGCGGCTTTGTAAACTACAGGTGCATGTGATAATTCAAACATGTACGACACCAAAATATCTCGTATCTCGTTGTTTAGATAGGAATGCACCTTGCAATTTTACATGTCGCGATCAAACGCTGGAGCTACAAGGAGAATCATCTTTAGTTTGTGGTGAAGATATGAAATGGGAGGGGCACCTTCCTGTATGTCGAGGTAACGGTTCATTGAGCAAgtgctttttttttctaaatagaCTCTGCTATGTAGCACAACAATAAATCATGCTCTTGCTACTTTAAACTAGATTTGTGCTAGTCTAGCATAAGTACCTATAGGATAGTTCTCGCTCAGTAGCGGAGCTATCCTCTATCTATATtctgtatattaatataatattaggtacagATATTAGATTTCTTCTGATTGTTGGTGTTTATAGattatttgatattatttttacctaCTCTTTTTAAAGATTTGATGTAGATATTTAAGGTAAGCAGGTATAGGTGCGAGAATTTGCATTATCCTATAAATTTTTTCCAGGGCTATGGAGACGCACCTCATTACtaaaatgtacctatattttatattcttattcttattcttatgtacctacctatataaccCATATTAAGGTTAGATACTTTTACTAGTTCTGaaattatctaattatttaaattatttcagcCCGTAACTGGTGCCAGCCATTATCGCCACCAGACGTGGGAAACGTAAGCTGTAGAGGAGGAACCACTGATAACGACTTGGGGTTAAACGAGGGTACGAGATGTCGGATTCGATGCCCAATAGGTTGGCGATGGTTCCCCAAAGCTGTCGCCGTATGCCGACGGGGTGTTTGGACAAACGAGTTACAGTGTATGCCGAAGAAAATGATACAGGATAACTCTCAATTATTATTACACCCTCAATCGATCAGATAGGTCTAATAGCGTATCTATGGAGTGAAAATATCTCATTGCGTGTTGGACATTTTTTTGAGATGGAGAATAAATCCAATAAACAACAAAGAACCGTCAGTGTTGAACTAAGTACAATGTTACTTGCCGTTAAATTAACCGATTTTTCAGGAAAAACAATTACACTAATTTTTTCtgaaatttaaacataaatatttgtaaattcgGGTTAATAGGTATaagttaaaatattgaatagtatagctcgtgcggattaatttgacacctgattatgatgatgtttgTTCTGTGTTAATcggttgtgtttggtagccaggtgtcaagttagtgCGCacgagataaatataaatatttttttccggcCAGAATCCTATGTACAAACTGGTTGTATGtgcgttcttcttttttttggtttattggCTCCGCGCGTAGAACGAACAGCCAGCGACCAGTGTTTTGTTGCTAGCATAAAAAACTCGAttag
This DNA window, taken from Bicyclus anynana chromosome 1, ilBicAnyn1.1, whole genome shotgun sequence, encodes the following:
- the LOC112052707 gene encoding uncharacterized protein LOC112052707, which encodes MFSCYFVLILYFAGSFGARKDSHIVSHPVELSNTRYSLKPSSQTLASNQSPRTNDYDDHSGFPWLRPPMYVLHASPPTTADDEETVFKTYQPREDPKLYYQSEAYLKEINDQNANKEVTYVYPGWEVVRAGEKYRLPKRLLRSREDYRINKPKICIKCPHDRTLVAKVGADKVILQSPVLTTCSGRKAPRSARLIHLYGPKFGQLLQHGSHTIVGRLMHKNETLRLCKLQVHVIIQTCTTPKYLVSRCLDRNAPCNFTCRDQTLELQGESSLVCGEDMKWEGHLPVCRARNWCQPLSPPDVGNVSCRGGTTDNDLGLNEGTRCRIRCPIGWRWFPKAVAVCRRGVWTNELQCMPKKMIQDNSQLLLHPQSIR